From Streptomyces sp. NBC_00775, one genomic window encodes:
- a CDS encoding serine/threonine-protein kinase, with translation MSDEGRLIAGRYRLIDRIGRGGMGTVWRAEDEVLSRQIALKRLHVQPHLTDDELATLYERTCREARSAARIAHPNVVVVHDVVDDGGLPCIVMEYVPSTTLGALLKGGEVLAPAEAARVGLGMIAALRAAHAAGVLHRDVKPGNVLLGADGRVVLTDFGIAMTSGTSTLTKTGEIVGSIDYISPERMKGRNSGPAADLWALGATLYQSVEGRPPFRKDTAVETAYAIVVDPLAPMKRAGSLEPLIEMLLAKDPAERPSMEEAERALRVVASEAPTQSHAQSPSQPDRQSKRQPKPRPAPTRSLPAQPSAPAPSDNVGGGRRKRRVLVPGLIAVTVAGAAVAGGLYVVSHRDSDTGTHAASASSTPTSTSTSAPVPEGFHLVTDKTLGVSYPVPDGWKRTKATSEQVKYIDETGLAELTIGTVDPAGPNPESHFKNIEANTKLNYPDGRYRKIRMERTTFQDKAAAVWEFTFKGRVRVFRAIDFGFGQEGAREYDIYLSAPEAQWDTYRPVFDKAKAGFTVD, from the coding sequence GTGTCGGACGAGGGGCGGCTGATCGCCGGCCGCTACCGGTTGATCGACCGGATCGGCCGCGGTGGCATGGGCACCGTGTGGCGCGCCGAGGACGAGGTCCTGAGCCGTCAGATCGCCCTGAAGCGGCTGCACGTCCAGCCGCACCTCACCGACGACGAGCTCGCCACCCTCTACGAACGCACCTGCCGCGAGGCGCGCAGCGCCGCCCGTATCGCCCACCCCAACGTGGTCGTCGTGCACGACGTCGTGGACGACGGGGGGCTGCCCTGCATCGTCATGGAGTACGTCCCCTCGACCACCCTCGGCGCGCTGCTCAAGGGCGGTGAGGTGCTGGCGCCCGCCGAGGCCGCGCGCGTCGGCCTCGGCATGATCGCCGCGCTGCGCGCCGCGCACGCCGCCGGGGTGCTGCACCGCGACGTCAAGCCCGGCAACGTACTGCTGGGCGCCGACGGCCGTGTCGTGCTCACCGACTTCGGCATCGCGATGACGAGCGGCACCTCCACGCTGACGAAGACCGGCGAGATCGTCGGGTCGATCGACTACATCTCGCCCGAGCGGATGAAGGGCCGCAACTCCGGCCCCGCCGCGGACCTCTGGGCGCTCGGCGCGACCCTGTACCAGTCGGTCGAGGGACGGCCCCCGTTCCGCAAGGACACGGCGGTGGAGACGGCGTACGCCATCGTCGTCGACCCGCTCGCCCCCATGAAGCGGGCCGGTTCCCTCGAACCCCTCATCGAGATGCTGCTGGCCAAGGACCCGGCGGAGCGGCCGTCGATGGAGGAGGCGGAGCGGGCGCTGCGGGTCGTGGCGTCGGAGGCTCCGACGCAGTCCCACGCCCAGTCCCCGTCGCAGCCGGACCGACAGTCGAAGCGGCAGCCGAAGCCTCGGCCCGCGCCGACGCGGTCCCTGCCCGCGCAGCCGTCCGCTCCGGCCCCCTCCGACAACGTTGGCGGCGGCCGCCGCAAGCGGCGCGTCCTCGTGCCGGGCCTGATCGCCGTGACGGTGGCGGGCGCGGCCGTGGCGGGCGGTCTGTACGTGGTGTCGCACCGGGACAGCGACACGGGCACGCACGCCGCCTCGGCGTCGTCGACACCCACGTCCACGTCCACGTCCGCGCCCGTCCCCGAGGGCTTCCACCTGGTCACGGACAAGACGCTCGGCGTCTCCTATCCCGTCCCGGACGGCTGGAAGCGCACCAAGGCGACCTCCGAACAGGTCAAGTACATCGACGAGACCGGCCTGGCGGAACTCACGATCGGCACGGTGGACCCCGCGGGCCCGAACCCCGAGTCGCACTTCAAGAACATCGAGGCGAACACCAAGCTCAACTACCCCGACGGGCGGTACCGAAAGATCCGTATGGAGCGGACCACGTTCCAGGACAAGGCCGCGGCGGTGTGGGAGTTCACCTTCAAGGGGAGGGTCCGCGTGTTCCGCGCCATCGACTTCGGCTTCGGGCAGGAGGGCGCCCGGGAGTACGACATCTACCTGTCGGCACCGGAAGCCCAATGGGACACGTACCGCCCCGTCTTCGACAAGGCCAAGGCGGGCTTCACCGTCGACTGA
- a CDS encoding GNAT family N-acetyltransferase: protein MSTSGPRVTVAESIDDLDTAQWQRVAASAAAPVHYTPEYLRAYQDNPLSPYAAVRYLTAVDAGRTVAVLPCYLDKQGDPYGFLRAVGIPEADGPALLGHNWYCYDTRIPVLATDAEHRDRVLAAMLDALVELGARDGARATGLVSVAEGDPLLAVARGKGWRVAPIVTRFQLPLQGVTTYDDYLARLGARTRRNIRQYLRRAADAGVTTSVEAPRPEFLRTVCDLTRRTAAKYGSADMYPESAFIDFVMALGDRARVVRVDLGERTPAAAVVLLDDQRLHMWVGGTTDATVQGFSPNYLMWATEIRAAIEAGKQWVEGGRSNRPMKERHGMRPLPLYACVAPG, encoded by the coding sequence ATGAGCACGAGCGGGCCGCGGGTCACCGTCGCCGAATCCATCGACGACCTCGACACCGCCCAGTGGCAGCGGGTGGCCGCCTCGGCCGCCGCCCCCGTCCACTACACCCCGGAGTATCTGCGGGCCTACCAGGACAACCCGCTCAGCCCGTACGCCGCCGTCCGCTATCTGACGGCCGTCGACGCCGGGCGGACCGTCGCCGTGCTGCCGTGCTATCTCGACAAGCAGGGCGACCCGTACGGCTTCCTGCGCGCCGTCGGCATCCCGGAGGCGGACGGCCCGGCGCTGCTCGGGCACAACTGGTACTGCTACGACACCCGGATCCCCGTGCTCGCCACGGACGCGGAGCACCGCGACCGGGTGCTCGCGGCGATGCTGGACGCCCTGGTGGAGCTGGGGGCCCGCGACGGCGCGCGGGCCACGGGTCTCGTCAGCGTCGCGGAGGGCGATCCGCTGCTCGCCGTGGCCCGCGGCAAGGGGTGGCGGGTGGCCCCGATCGTCACCCGCTTCCAACTCCCGCTCCAGGGCGTGACGACGTACGACGACTATCTCGCGAGGCTGGGCGCGAGGACCCGTCGCAACATCCGCCAGTACCTGCGCCGCGCGGCCGACGCCGGTGTCACGACGTCCGTCGAGGCCCCCCGGCCGGAGTTCCTGCGCACGGTCTGCGACCTCACCCGCCGCACGGCCGCCAAGTACGGCAGCGCGGACATGTATCCCGAGAGCGCCTTCATCGACTTCGTCATGGCCCTCGGCGACCGCGCCCGTGTCGTGCGCGTCGACCTGGGCGAGCGGACGCCGGCGGCCGCGGTGGTCCTGCTGGACGACCAGCGCCTGCACATGTGGGTGGGCGGCACCACTGACGCCACCGTCCAGGGCTTCAGCCCCAACTACCTCATGTGGGCCACGGAGATCCGCGCCGCCATCGAGGCGGGCAAGCAGTGGGTGGAGGGCGGCCGGAGCAACCGCCCGATGAAGGAACGCCACGGTATGAGACCGCTGCCGCTGTACGCGTGTGTCGCCCCCGGCTGA
- a CDS encoding nucleotidyltransferase family protein → MTEVTTGTAVTADTVLALLEAGPRSARDTALRTARGGRHKLAATLLSLWAAGGEKLTDDQTAELRLARERVERYQQVWERLQEHAPDAFLLKGMTIAALYPPGILRSAGDLDVICPRHADLWACARHLAATGWELEAFTVGPARPGDTVSPHLGAEFRKPTPDPSQDPYAVGLFTAEIVTDVHGPARQLARPPRSPLAASTVALVAERWERPFRSRDLLDLVLLLRALDEQGVRQVRDDLDKAGLWPEWREAMRGIGRLGWRPAVVLPHTRAAAVRARLLRSARTAVRWSSPVRAAAFAAQSGIEGRGGRLAALASDLVHRRPGARRLLAAGVPLFGVPLDAPADATPDAPDGVHPDAPMDGSLDAEPVERLRLDDIGRHLVARTPLGSFLLVSGAARQEWLDEAGGPASAPSSTSGTPGTNHSSSVRTGA, encoded by the coding sequence TTGACTGAAGTAACGACCGGAACCGCGGTCACGGCCGACACGGTTCTCGCCCTGCTGGAGGCCGGGCCCCGGTCCGCCCGCGACACCGCGCTGCGTACGGCCCGCGGCGGCCGGCACAAGCTCGCCGCCACCCTGCTGAGCCTGTGGGCCGCGGGCGGCGAGAAGCTCACGGACGACCAGACGGCCGAGCTGCGGCTGGCCCGGGAACGCGTCGAGCGTTACCAACAGGTCTGGGAACGCCTCCAGGAACACGCGCCCGACGCCTTCCTCCTCAAGGGAATGACGATCGCCGCCCTCTATCCGCCGGGGATACTCCGCTCGGCCGGCGACCTCGACGTCATCTGCCCCCGCCATGCCGATCTGTGGGCCTGCGCCCGCCATCTGGCCGCCACCGGCTGGGAGTTGGAGGCCTTCACCGTGGGGCCCGCCCGCCCCGGCGACACCGTCTCCCCGCACCTGGGCGCGGAGTTCCGCAAGCCGACGCCCGATCCGTCCCAGGATCCCTACGCCGTCGGCCTGTTCACCGCCGAGATCGTGACGGACGTCCACGGACCGGCCCGGCAGCTCGCCCGCCCGCCGCGTTCCCCGCTGGCCGCGAGCACGGTCGCCCTGGTCGCGGAACGGTGGGAACGCCCCTTCCGCTCCCGTGACCTGCTCGACCTGGTCCTGCTGCTGCGGGCCCTGGACGAGCAGGGCGTACGGCAGGTGCGCGACGACCTCGACAAGGCGGGCCTGTGGCCGGAGTGGCGGGAGGCGATGCGCGGGATCGGCCGCCTCGGCTGGCGGCCCGCGGTGGTGTTGCCGCACACCCGCGCGGCGGCCGTACGCGCACGGCTGCTGCGGTCGGCGCGCACCGCCGTGCGCTGGAGCAGCCCGGTGCGCGCGGCGGCCTTCGCCGCGCAGTCCGGCATCGAGGGCCGCGGCGGACGCCTCGCCGCCCTCGCCTCCGACCTCGTACACCGCCGGCCGGGCGCACGGCGGCTGCTCGCCGCGGGGGTGCCGCTGTTCGGGGTGCCGCTGGACGCACCCGCCGATGCGACTCCGGACGCGCCCGACGGCGTACATCCGGACGCCCCCATGGACGGATCGCTGGACGCCGAGCCCGTCGAGCGGCTGCGGCTCGACGACATCGGCCGCCATCTGGTCGCGCGGACCCCGCTGGGTTCCTTCCTGCTGGTGTCGGGTGCCGCCCGGCAGGAATGGCTCGACGAGGCGGGCGGCCCGGCATCCGCCCCCTCCAGTACATCCGGCACACCCGGCACCAACCACTCTTCGTCCGTGCGAACGGGAGCGTGA
- a CDS encoding aminotransferase class I/II-fold pyridoxal phosphate-dependent enzyme, with translation MTDDDDVRGGGAGRPWYQGFFGEEFWAVAAHEYTAERTASEADYLAAVLDASAPGRRVLDLGCGTGRHAVALAGRGFRVTGADTGAWALRQAAATAAAAGVEVEWLHLDLLRELPWPVGGFDAIVCVQSFGWGSDAQQLRLLREARRALVPGGLLILDHSNVLTIAGHYVPEATFETEGLRAVFRRDYRVATGRSAGSIEVRRGGGEPVVIHDDVRLYQPAEVRDLLIRAGFQVERADADFTAGREAALTTRYVQFVARNPEGGDTTAITAWERPAAGGLVGSAGSGDAAGPGDVVDLRWSPDEIDFVRSSVDRAFEGVTADAARAYHVTDPYAAAQAAPVLSAHFGLELPPDTVTAGTGATGLLHACAALAQPGPVLHLRGGHPDLPRWAARLGTEAVATRIEDLAADLDRHAPSVLVLDRPTITGDLYGRAALDEIARAARAHGTTVVLDEAYAVYAGPDASCVPAVAEHDNLIVVRSMSKGYCCGGLRVGFAVAAPALTRRLREAAPPLGANGYGLAVSLGLLAQGDVFAALRARIAEVKPEMAALLRGAGLAVTEGAACLPWVTAPADDTAGALLEKLGLRVKEVEGQGFWGTGAGPGAHGDGLSGAGAAGRGPSGPESGGRLFKIAVPLSDARLTAFRAAFAQGG, from the coding sequence ATGACCGATGACGATGACGTGAGGGGCGGCGGCGCGGGCCGCCCCTGGTACCAGGGCTTCTTCGGCGAGGAGTTCTGGGCCGTGGCGGCCCACGAGTACACCGCCGAGCGCACCGCGTCCGAAGCCGACTACCTGGCCGCCGTCCTCGACGCCTCGGCCCCGGGCCGCCGCGTCCTCGACCTGGGCTGCGGCACGGGGCGGCACGCGGTCGCGCTGGCCGGGCGCGGGTTCCGTGTCACCGGCGCCGACACGGGCGCGTGGGCCCTGCGGCAGGCCGCGGCGACGGCCGCCGCGGCCGGCGTGGAGGTGGAGTGGCTGCACCTCGACCTGTTGCGCGAACTCCCCTGGCCGGTGGGCGGGTTCGACGCGATCGTCTGCGTGCAGTCCTTCGGATGGGGCAGCGACGCCCAGCAGTTGCGGCTGCTCCGGGAGGCCCGCCGGGCACTCGTTCCCGGCGGGCTGCTGATCCTCGACCACTCCAACGTCCTGACGATCGCGGGCCATTACGTGCCCGAGGCCACCTTCGAGACCGAGGGGCTGCGGGCCGTCTTCCGCCGCGACTACCGGGTGGCCACCGGCCGCAGCGCCGGTTCGATCGAGGTCCGGCGCGGCGGCGGGGAGCCGGTGGTCATCCATGACGACGTACGGCTCTACCAGCCCGCCGAGGTACGGGACCTGCTGATCCGCGCCGGGTTCCAGGTCGAGCGCGCCGACGCCGACTTCACGGCCGGCCGGGAGGCCGCGCTCACGACCAGATACGTGCAGTTCGTGGCCCGCAACCCGGAGGGCGGGGACACCACCGCGATCACGGCGTGGGAACGGCCCGCCGCCGGGGGGCTTGTCGGATCTGCCGGATCGGGGGATGCGGCCGGCCCCGGGGATGTCGTGGACCTGCGCTGGTCGCCCGACGAGATCGACTTCGTACGGTCCTCGGTCGACCGTGCCTTCGAGGGGGTCACCGCCGACGCGGCGCGCGCCTACCACGTGACCGACCCCTACGCCGCCGCACAGGCCGCGCCGGTGCTGTCCGCGCACTTCGGCCTCGAACTCCCCCCGGACACGGTGACGGCCGGCACCGGAGCCACCGGTCTGCTGCACGCCTGCGCGGCACTGGCGCAGCCGGGCCCCGTGCTGCACCTGCGCGGCGGTCACCCCGACCTGCCGCGCTGGGCCGCGCGCCTGGGCACCGAGGCCGTCGCGACCCGGATCGAGGACCTGGCCGCCGACCTCGACCGGCACGCCCCCTCGGTCCTCGTGCTCGACCGCCCGACGATCACCGGGGACCTGTACGGCAGGGCGGCGCTGGACGAGATCGCCCGGGCCGCCCGCGCACACGGCACGACCGTGGTCCTCGACGAGGCGTACGCCGTGTACGCGGGGCCGGACGCCAGCTGCGTACCGGCGGTCGCCGAGCACGACAACCTGATCGTCGTGCGCAGCATGTCCAAGGGCTACTGCTGCGGCGGACTCCGGGTCGGCTTCGCGGTCGCCGCGCCCGCGCTGACCCGGCGGCTGCGGGAGGCCGCGCCACCGCTGGGCGCGAACGGCTACGGTCTGGCCGTCTCCCTCGGCCTGCTGGCGCAGGGCGACGTCTTCGCCGCGCTGCGGGCCAGGATCGCCGAGGTGAAGCCGGAGATGGCGGCGCTGCTGCGGGGGGCGGGGCTCGCGGTGACGGAGGGAGCCGCCTGTCTGCCCTGGGTGACCGCACCGGCGGACGACACGGCCGGGGCCTTGCTCGAGAAGCTCGGGCTGAGGGTCAAAGAGGTGGAGGGGCAGGGGTTTTGGGGCACGGGTGCGGGGCCGGGGGCCCATGGGGATGGGCTGTCGGGTGCGGGGGCTGCCGGTCGCGGGCCGTCCGGACCGGAGAGCGGTGGCAGGCTCTTCAAGATCGCTGTCCCGCTGTCGGACGCCCGGCTCACGGCCTTCCGCGCCGCCTTCGCCCAGGGCGGATAG
- a CDS encoding DUF4910 domain-containing protein gives MSGLSGPSGLNGLVGDIHQAIDADEAMRWVARLAEWDRYQGAEGIAEAADFVAGEAERVGLADVEVLSFPTDGTTAWWTYTAPSSWTPRAAHLSLNGRPPLVSYPSQPYALAANSAATDGEVPLALSREPGWPPGALVLVGSAAGLGPGLFARMRAEKASGFCVTTHPDRPGQAGRVELPGDSALFGFSVFPAQLDELLRAHRRGDRVRVVVDVDTGPRRMPVVVARTPSGSAAEGDACLLGAHLCHPAPGANDNASGVAAALAAGRVLAGRSLRRPVRFVWAPEFVGLAAYVHQAVEEGTRPLPAMAVNLDMVGEDQRRCGGPLIVEYGPEYLPHYANALVEACVRALPPAARSYSGAVGCDTWAWRTTPFVGASDHAILADRAIGVPAVQLGHWPDRFNHSGADTLDKVDPWELRRSAAIAASAAAVAATAGGRDADRLAQLLTRWTARRMTACLPSADGPSPDGPGGDRSAVARLTRRWHYGRDALRTLRPLGASPRVLDRQAELLAGLHRTLSAAWDDGLAAHRPPAPRGPGLRRAWPGPFNLRALMGAMAEKDRQWFLEELTVDRGRCYAAAMALAQSIDGTADAAAVIRTAELDSGIRPATPDFGERFLAAMTGAGWADEVAADVAEPDGQPPVTGTHEESEERGVTA, from the coding sequence TTGAGCGGCCTCAGTGGTCCAAGTGGCCTCAACGGTCTGGTCGGTGACATCCACCAGGCCATCGACGCCGACGAAGCGATGCGCTGGGTCGCCCGGCTGGCCGAATGGGACCGGTATCAGGGTGCGGAGGGGATCGCCGAGGCGGCCGACTTCGTCGCGGGTGAGGCCGAACGCGTGGGGCTGGCCGACGTCGAGGTGCTGAGCTTCCCCACGGACGGCACGACCGCGTGGTGGACGTACACGGCGCCCTCCTCCTGGACACCGCGCGCCGCGCACCTGTCGCTCAACGGCCGCCCCCCGCTGGTCAGTTACCCGTCCCAGCCCTACGCCCTCGCGGCGAACTCGGCGGCCACGGACGGCGAGGTGCCGCTCGCGCTGTCGCGGGAACCGGGCTGGCCTCCGGGCGCGCTGGTCCTCGTCGGGTCGGCGGCCGGCCTCGGCCCCGGCCTGTTCGCCCGGATGCGGGCCGAGAAGGCGAGCGGGTTCTGTGTGACGACCCATCCCGACCGGCCCGGCCAGGCGGGGCGGGTCGAACTGCCCGGCGACAGCGCCCTGTTCGGCTTCAGCGTGTTCCCGGCCCAGCTGGACGAGCTGCTCCGCGCGCACCGGCGGGGCGATCGGGTCCGGGTGGTCGTCGACGTCGACACCGGACCCCGCCGGATGCCCGTGGTGGTCGCCCGCACCCCGTCGGGTTCGGCGGCGGAGGGCGACGCGTGTCTGCTCGGCGCCCACCTGTGCCATCCGGCTCCCGGGGCCAACGACAACGCCTCGGGTGTCGCGGCGGCACTGGCGGCCGGACGCGTGCTCGCGGGGCGGTCGCTGCGCCGTCCCGTCCGGTTCGTCTGGGCACCCGAGTTCGTGGGCCTGGCCGCCTACGTCCACCAGGCGGTCGAGGAGGGCACCCGGCCGCTGCCCGCGATGGCGGTCAACCTCGACATGGTGGGCGAGGACCAGCGCCGCTGCGGGGGTCCGCTGATCGTCGAGTACGGCCCGGAGTACCTCCCGCACTACGCCAACGCCCTGGTCGAAGCCTGCGTACGGGCCCTGCCGCCCGCCGCGCGCTCCTACAGCGGTGCCGTCGGCTGCGACACCTGGGCCTGGCGTACGACACCGTTCGTCGGCGCCTCCGACCACGCGATCCTCGCCGACCGGGCGATCGGCGTCCCCGCCGTACAACTGGGGCACTGGCCCGACCGGTTCAACCACTCCGGTGCTGACACGCTCGACAAGGTCGATCCGTGGGAGCTGCGCAGGTCCGCCGCGATCGCGGCGTCCGCGGCCGCCGTCGCGGCGACGGCCGGGGGACGGGACGCCGACCGCCTCGCCCAGCTCCTGACCCGCTGGACGGCCCGCCGGATGACCGCCTGCCTGCCGTCCGCCGACGGGCCGTCCCCCGACGGGCCGGGCGGGGACCGGTCGGCCGTCGCCCGGCTGACGCGGCGCTGGCACTACGGCCGGGACGCCCTGCGCACCCTGCGCCCGCTCGGCGCGAGCCCGCGCGTGCTCGACCGGCAGGCGGAGCTCCTCGCCGGACTGCACCGCACGCTGTCGGCCGCCTGGGACGACGGTCTCGCGGCGCACCGGCCGCCGGCGCCGCGCGGTCCGGGCCTGCGCCGGGCCTGGCCCGGACCCTTCAACCTCCGGGCGCTGATGGGAGCCATGGCGGAGAAGGACCGCCAGTGGTTCCTGGAGGAGCTGACCGTGGACCGGGGCCGCTGCTACGCCGCCGCGATGGCCCTCGCGCAGAGCATCGACGGCACCGCCGACGCGGCGGCCGTCATCCGCACCGCCGAGCTGGACTCCGGGATCCGGCCGGCCACACCGGACTTCGGGGAGCGTTTCCTGGCGGCGATGACCGGGGCGGGCTGGGCCGACGAGGTCGCGGCGGACGTGGCCGAGCCGGACGGGCAGCCGCCGGTAACCGGGACGCACGAAGAAAGCGAAGAAAGAGGGGTCACGGCATGA
- a CDS encoding metallophosphoesterase family protein, translating into MDDVTLHGPASWEGPVRRYGPVARVAVLSDIHANIPAFDAVLAEPDVAAADLVVLNGDLTWGPQPQETYERIVALGERALCVRGNADRYAAEIGTAARVADTPRQSWIADRHSPEAIGFLTRVPFGVVVEIEGLGPVHFCHGSPRSDHELVTPGTPEERFARLSAALDARVLVTGHSHLQFDRVVAGLRSVNPGSVGLPYHSGEPGTAYWALLGPDVRLRTTRYDVSDAVARAHRAADPDAERYAGTLMSPPVPEKIVEEAESLIFVN; encoded by the coding sequence ATGGACGACGTCACGCTGCACGGCCCGGCGAGCTGGGAAGGGCCGGTGCGCCGGTACGGGCCGGTGGCCCGGGTCGCCGTGCTCTCCGACATCCACGCGAACATCCCCGCCTTCGACGCGGTGCTCGCCGAGCCGGACGTCGCCGCGGCCGACCTCGTCGTCCTCAACGGCGACCTGACGTGGGGCCCGCAGCCGCAGGAGACGTACGAGCGGATCGTCGCGCTGGGCGAGCGCGCCCTGTGCGTGCGGGGCAACGCCGACCGGTACGCCGCCGAGATCGGCACCGCCGCGCGGGTGGCCGACACGCCCCGCCAGTCGTGGATCGCGGACCGGCACTCGCCCGAGGCCATCGGCTTCCTCACCCGGGTGCCCTTCGGGGTCGTGGTCGAGATCGAAGGGCTCGGCCCGGTGCACTTCTGCCACGGCTCCCCGCGCAGCGACCATGAACTGGTCACGCCGGGCACGCCGGAGGAGCGGTTCGCGCGGCTGTCCGCGGCCCTCGACGCACGTGTCCTGGTCACCGGGCACTCGCACCTCCAGTTCGACCGCGTGGTGGCGGGCCTGCGCAGCGTCAACCCGGGAAGCGTCGGGCTGCCGTACCACTCCGGCGAACCGGGCACCGCGTACTGGGCTCTGCTGGGCCCCGACGTCCGTCTGAGGACCACGCGGTACGACGTCTCGGACGCCGTCGCCCGCGCCCACCGGGCGGCGGACCCGGACGCCGAGCGCTATGCCGGCACCCTGATGAGCCCGCCCGTCCCGGAGAAGATCGTGGAGGAAGCGGAATCCCTCATTTTCGTCAATTGA
- a CDS encoding alkaline phosphatase family protein, with protein MPEVVERCLSTAPRGLCVLAVDGLSYGVAEAALAHARTRPLRSTFPSTSTTAWLTAVTGTDPSRHGALGMVYRAPDADCVTHLITGETYAFGPCPPPKNPLLHGGPTLFDRAVAAGGAAFVVGAELERLTGEWAAALLHGARVVPSSAAELDPDPVAVVERTVREVEAVLGDPHDVPPLVWAYVNLDDHIHLAGYDDRLHASLRLLDMAASRWADAGWSVLAHADHGQVPVAPKAELLDAWARLDSPAHCRMPGGGAGRVRWMYPLPGHERELAAALGDALGDHALVLTPDDLAERGLLAATPVVRERIGAVVALATSAAFPVPDPTVAWEHGSLSDDEMFVPLAAWNAPLAQDS; from the coding sequence GTGCCCGAAGTCGTCGAACGGTGTCTGAGCACCGCGCCCCGCGGACTGTGCGTCCTGGCGGTCGACGGCCTGTCGTACGGCGTCGCGGAAGCGGCCCTCGCCCACGCCCGGACCCGCCCGCTGCGCTCCACGTTCCCCAGCACCTCGACCACCGCCTGGCTGACCGCCGTCACCGGCACCGATCCCTCCCGGCACGGTGCCCTCGGCATGGTCTACCGGGCGCCGGACGCCGACTGCGTCACCCACCTCATCACCGGGGAGACGTACGCCTTCGGTCCCTGCCCGCCGCCCAAGAACCCGTTGCTGCACGGTGGTCCGACCCTCTTCGACCGCGCCGTCGCCGCGGGCGGGGCCGCCTTCGTGGTCGGCGCCGAACTGGAGCGGCTGACCGGGGAGTGGGCCGCGGCGCTGCTGCACGGCGCCCGGGTCGTCCCGTCGTCGGCGGCCGAGCTGGACCCCGATCCCGTCGCGGTCGTCGAGCGGACGGTGCGCGAGGTCGAGGCCGTCCTCGGGGATCCCCACGACGTGCCACCCCTGGTGTGGGCCTACGTGAACCTCGACGACCACATCCACCTGGCCGGTTACGACGACCGCCTGCACGCGTCCCTGCGGCTCCTGGACATGGCGGCGAGCCGCTGGGCCGACGCCGGATGGAGCGTCCTCGCACACGCCGACCATGGCCAGGTCCCCGTCGCGCCGAAGGCCGAACTCCTCGACGCCTGGGCACGGTTGGACTCCCCCGCGCACTGCCGGATGCCCGGCGGCGGCGCGGGCCGCGTCCGCTGGATGTATCCGCTGCCGGGTCACGAACGGGAGCTCGCGGCCGCCCTGGGCGACGCACTCGGCGACCACGCGCTCGTCCTGACCCCCGACGACCTGGCCGAGCGGGGACTGCTCGCCGCGACACCCGTCGTCCGCGAACGCATCGGCGCGGTGGTCGCCCTCGCCACCTCCGCGGCCTTCCCCGTGCCCGACCCCACCGTCGCCTGGGAGCACGGATCCCTCAGCGACGACGAGATGTTCGTACCCCTCGCCGCCTGGAACGCACCGCTCGCCCAGGACTCGTAG
- a CDS encoding ABC transporter ATP-binding protein, translating to MRDSGTRPGGAHLAVDTRRLRREYRVRRGPAVTALDDVSIEVEQGEVHGLLGPNGAGKSTLMKILSTVLLPTSGSAYVLGHDLVTEHRRIRPLLGIVFGGERGLYPRLTARQNLRYWAALYGMSTKKGLARTDALLDELGLAERADDRVETFSVGMRQRLHLARGIIGDPRVLLLDEPTNGLDPLAARQLRELIQRLAGEGRTILIATHDLAEAEVLCDRVTMINHGRVIAAEAPKTLARLVSRQERVRIRADAGLLDRVRALAGVLGVDPADDGTAVVSVDSQEAVGTVLAFVVAEGVTDVRTELPSLEEVYLRLVHRNEKRSVVNR from the coding sequence ATGCGCGACAGCGGCACTCGGCCGGGCGGTGCGCACCTGGCCGTCGACACCCGCCGGCTGCGGCGGGAGTACCGCGTGCGGCGCGGCCCGGCGGTCACCGCCCTGGACGACGTCTCGATCGAGGTGGAGCAGGGCGAGGTGCACGGACTGCTCGGCCCGAACGGGGCCGGCAAGAGCACCCTGATGAAGATCCTCTCCACGGTGCTGCTGCCGACCTCCGGAAGCGCGTATGTGCTCGGCCACGACCTGGTGACCGAGCACCGGCGGATCCGGCCGCTGCTCGGCATCGTCTTCGGCGGCGAACGCGGGCTCTATCCCCGTCTGACGGCCCGCCAGAATCTGCGCTACTGGGCCGCGTTGTACGGCATGTCCACCAAGAAGGGCCTCGCCAGGACCGACGCGCTGCTCGATGAACTCGGCCTGGCCGAACGGGCCGACGACCGCGTGGAGACCTTCTCGGTCGGCATGCGCCAGCGGCTGCACCTGGCCCGGGGGATCATCGGGGACCCGCGCGTCCTGCTGCTCGACGAGCCCACCAACGGCCTGGACCCGCTGGCCGCCCGCCAGTTGCGCGAACTGATCCAGCGGCTCGCCGGGGAGGGCCGCACCATCCTCATCGCCACGCACGACCTGGCCGAGGCGGAAGTGCTCTGCGACCGCGTCACGATGATCAACCACGGCCGGGTGATCGCGGCGGAGGCGCCGAAGACCCTGGCGCGGCTGGTGTCACGGCAGGAACGCGTCCGCATCCGCGCCGATGCCGGGCTGCTCGACCGGGTGCGCGCCCTCGCCGGTGTCCTCGGCGTGGACCCGGCCGACGACGGCACGGCGGTCGTCTCCGTCGACAGCCAGGAGGCCGTCGGCACCGTGCTGGCCTTCGTGGTCGCCGAGGGCGTCACCGACGTACGCACGGAGCTGCCCAGCCTCGAAGAGGTCTACCTCCGGCTCGTCCACCGCAACGAGAAGCGCAGCGTGGTGAACCGGTGA